From Skermanella sp. TT6, a single genomic window includes:
- a CDS encoding c-type cytochrome, translated as MRKLLAACSGCLMVAAVSTALLSAGPARAQDAEAGKRVFNQCRACHVVDQETNRVGPHLVGLIGRKAGSVEGFKYSEALQNADITWDDESLSKYLKDPKGFIPGNKMAFAGVRKDEDLANLIAYLKAETAK; from the coding sequence ATGAGGAAGTTGCTCGCCGCCTGTTCCGGTTGCCTGATGGTAGCCGCCGTTTCCACGGCCCTGCTGTCCGCCGGACCCGCCCGGGCGCAGGATGCCGAAGCCGGCAAGAGGGTGTTCAACCAGTGCCGCGCATGCCATGTGGTGGATCAGGAAACCAACCGCGTCGGTCCCCATCTGGTCGGGCTGATCGGCCGCAAGGCCGGGTCTGTCGAGGGGTTCAAGTATTCCGAGGCCCTCCAGAACGCCGATATCACCTGGGATGACGAAAGCCTGTCCAAGTACCTGAAGGACCCGAAGGGCTTCATCCCGGGGAACAAGATGGCCTTCGCGGGCGTCCGCAAGGACGAGGATCTCGCCAACCTGATCGCCTATCTCAAGGCGGAAACCGCCAAGTGA